aaaaccctagtaCATCTTGCTCAGtgtgtctttcaaaaatattaattgagTTAATGTTTCTTTCAGGTTATAGAGTTGAAGTTTGCAGAAAAACCTTCAGAACGTAAGGTTTGTTCAATGAGGTGATGGCAACTTGGAAGTAtttattggaaaattatttttatcttttatctcctGCCATTATCTTTTTGCCATTATCATCTGCCTGTCGTAAAAgcagatttttactttttaaattattattgagATTTTTTCCCAATTAGTTTTTGGAAAGCGGCTTTTACGTCCTTGTTCCGCAAACTGTAGATCAAGGGATTCAGCATGGGGATAATGACAGTGTAGAACACAGAAGCCCACTTGTCTTGGTCCAGGGAGTAGCTGGATGTTGGCCGTAGGTACATGAACATGACCGTGCCATAGAAAAGGGTGACGCCAGTGAGATGAGACCCACAAGTGGAGAAAGCCTTCAGGCGGCCTTCACCTGTGCGCATTCTGATGATTGCAACGAGGATGAAGGCATAGGAGATGAAGATGATGAGTATAGTGCTGAATTCAATGAAGCCACACAGGCTAAAGAGCAAGATCTCACTAATGTAGGTGTCTGAACAAGAGAGGGCCAGGAGTGGTGGGATTTCACAGAAGAAGTGGTTGATGATATTGGAGCCGCAGTAGCTGAGGCTGAAGGTGAGGGAAGTGTGGGCTATTAAACTCACCAGACCAGACAGATATGAGCCCAGCATGAGGGCCAAGCAGACCCTCTTGGACATGAGGGTGGTGTAGTGGAGGGGCCGACAGATGGCCACAAATCGATCATAGGCCATGGCAGCCAGGACATAGCACTCAGCGTCTACAAAACCCACAAAGAAAGCAAACTGGGTGgcacaactggagaaggaaattACTCTGTGCTTTGTTAGGAAGTCAGCCAGCATCCTCGGGGCAATGGCCGTGGAGTAGCCCAGGTCAACAAAGGAGAGGTTGCAGAGGAAAAAATACATGGGTGTGTGAAGCTGAGTGTCTGTTATAATCAGGATGATCATACCAATGTTCCCTATGACATTGACCAGGTAGACAATGAGGAAGACCACAAAGAAGATGATCTGCAGCTGAGGGTCTTGAGTGATGCCCATAAAGATAAACTCAGTCACCACTGAGtggttttctttatccattgctCCACTTGTATGTATAGCTGGGATTGATTTATTGATGAGAGCAGTAAATTCTCTGTCACTGTAAATATTCAAGCTAAAGATAAGCAATCATATGCTAGAGAAGTTGTAAAAAAAGGTGGGGTATACTTGTATTTCTACAGTAAATGAAGGCTCTATTATTAtgagtaattaaaaaaacatCCTTCTGTTAATTACATTCTGTGATCAGTAGGGTAACTTCTCTGTACATGCCCAGTCACAGCAGGAGAAGATGTTTCCTTCTTGGGAATGTCAAATTCTGCTCCTCCAAGATCTTGGTGCTCTGAAGCCATTTATCACACACAATACCAGATGTTTGACCCAGTCTGTGCAATTATGTGTAATATTAATTTAGTAAAGAAGAATAGCTTTGAGAGCTCTTTCactttttctaaaacaaaggaaaaacaaatgaagataatGAGTACACATTAATTTGACTGCAGATGGGCATAGAGAGGAAAAAGAATGATCCAAGGATCTCAAAGTATAATAAcatcacatacacatacagaaagTGAAATACTGGGAACAGAGGgtcagaaatagaagaaaaggccatagaaaataatactttttaacaGCCAGAAGTTACTGGTATTGCTATGTGCCATAATTTATTGAGTGCACTAAGTGTGTTACGTAATTTTATCCTCTCAGCAACTCTGTGAAGTAGGTACAATTCCATCAGTACCCTCAACTTCCATCTTAATATCTTAAAAGAACAAGCCTAGATATCAAGTAACCTTAACAAAATCAAGAGCCAGTAAATTACACAGCTGGGTCTGTCTGATTCTAGAGtacatttcactttattgccttctgtGTATAAGTGACTTGATGGAGTTTAAATCTCTATGTTTGCGTCTGCCTTTGATTTTGCCATTGTATCAATCTTGCATGGTCACAGAATTAGTCCTTTGGTTTCCATGATCTTAGAAAGCACTAAGGTTTGAGACATGGGGTATAATCAGGGTGAGGACACAGCTGTGTCTTTGGATAATTTTCCTCCCTAACCAGAAGTTACTGTATAgttcaggtcaggtcaggtcaaaTTCAAGGATCCTCTTCCTCAGGGGGAATAGAGAAAGTGTTGTCCAGCTCTGTGGCCAGGTAGGGGCATCATGCACTTGTTAGgcttatatttttttttgagggatgATAGTTGATCAGTTGCAGAATTCTAAGGCAGAAGTGGGTAAAACCAAACCCAATCaaaccaaactaaaacaaaacacaaagtaaTTTAGAAATAAGTAACACCCGCCCCCCCACTAAAGGTAGAAGACAGACTATATCtgctttaatttatttactgCTTAACAAAGAAGAGAGAGCAGAGTAGTAAAATGTGCCTTTCGTGTGGTTGTGGACATTCTTATGATTATCGTAAACACAAggaggaacacattcttcttagtaaagcatcataataatagagaagcaagaatcacaTCTTTCTGAATACTGACCTGTGATCTTGCCTGTTTCCTATCTGTTGGTGACATGCTGAAGGTTACTTTCCTTTGATAAGTTACGTTGAACAATATTTTGCAAAGAATCCAAAGATGATGAATTACGCCTGTAGTTCTCTGAGCTACTTACCTGTCACACCTTTGCTTCTGTGTATGGCAGGTATTTAAGTGTCAGAGTCACAAACAGTTCCCAGAAGGATTTATGATGAAATGCTTTCTGCACTCACTGGAGACTCAAAGAGTTGATAAATTATCATCCTCTGAGgaattttactcttttcctttgatatttatgataaaaggaaaCGCAAGGGGATTTTTCTTCTAAAGAGCACACTGGAGCCGACTGACTCAGTCCTAAGAACTGCCTGGGCTGTTTTGTGTAGCCCACTGATGCCTATGGGATAAGATTTTGAGGGTAATTGAAAAAGGTTTTTTGCTGATGCTGTAAAGCTCTTTCATAGAGGATATGGAATACTCTATGGAATGGCAGTAATGTATTTTCATaatggttaaagaaaaaataaaaagtttatatatttaaaaacaaatattaatacaaaGGGACACAGGTAAACTCCAGGACATGTCAGATATGTCTATCACCTTGATGGTGGGGTTGTTATAACAGGTGCTTCCATACCTTTAAACTTATTGGATTGTACATATTAAATATCTGCAGTTCTTTGTAAATCAATTATATATCAGTAAAGCTATTTAAGAATAATTTCAAGTGGTATCAAGAAGCTACCACTAATAAACCTTATAGAAGTTCTTTGGAAAAACAAGTATTTGCCTATGGAGAAAATGAAGCAATAAATTGAAAAGCACTCATTCAGAGTTCTGTGTACTCACCACTGTGGACTTTGAATGTATGGTCACATTCAGTCACATTCAAActggtttatattttctttccatttttatatgaaagaaacttttttttttttttgcaagaagaAAGTTTTGATCTTATTCCCCAGCAGACAGAGGaggttctttctttcattttttaatagaaatgaaaacGGAC
This is a stretch of genomic DNA from Nycticebus coucang isolate mNycCou1 chromosome 14, mNycCou1.pri, whole genome shotgun sequence. It encodes these proteins:
- the LOC128566033 gene encoding olfactory receptor 1019: MDKENHSVVTEFIFMGITQDPQLQIIFFVVFLIVYLVNVIGNIGMIILIITDTQLHTPMYFFLCNLSFVDLGYSTAIAPRMLADFLTKHRVISFSSCATQFAFFVGFVDAECYVLAAMAYDRFVAICRPLHYTTLMSKRVCLALMLGSYLSGLVSLIAHTSLTFSLSYCGSNIINHFFCEIPPLLALSCSDTYISEILLFSLCGFIEFSTILIIFISYAFILVAIIRMRTGEGRLKAFSTCGSHLTGVTLFYGTVMFMYLRPTSSYSLDQDKWASVFYTVIIPMLNPLIYSLRNKDVKAAFQKLIGKKSQ